In Reichenbachiella agarivorans, one genomic interval encodes:
- the pgl gene encoding 6-phosphogluconolactonase, translating into MKRNNEQQLHIFEQQDTLLSSLADFIVAESKQAITREGRFSLVLSGGSSPKRLYELLASDAYRDQVEWNKVFFFFGDERYVPLTDVQSNYLMAKTALFDPLQIATDHIYAMDTAQTPEEAALCYQQDLEAYFGTKTPHFDIILLGLGDNVHTASLFPYTQLLHEQKAWVKAEYINEVKMNRITLTAPIINQANHIAFLIFGAGKAEAIQSAMSDTLDIDKYPAQLIQPDHGVLHWFLDQDAARLVE; encoded by the coding sequence ATGAAAAGAAATAACGAACAGCAACTACACATATTCGAACAGCAGGATACTCTCCTCTCATCTCTGGCAGACTTCATCGTGGCAGAGTCAAAGCAAGCTATCACCAGAGAAGGCCGTTTCTCTCTGGTGCTATCGGGAGGAAGTTCTCCCAAACGTCTCTATGAATTACTGGCTTCTGATGCCTATCGTGATCAAGTCGAATGGAACAAGGTCTTCTTCTTTTTCGGAGATGAGCGCTACGTGCCCCTTACAGATGTGCAGAGCAATTACTTAATGGCTAAAACTGCCCTTTTTGATCCCTTGCAGATCGCTACGGACCACATCTATGCGATGGACACAGCACAGACACCTGAAGAGGCCGCTCTCTGCTACCAACAGGATTTGGAGGCTTACTTTGGCACAAAGACTCCTCACTTTGATATCATACTTTTAGGGTTGGGTGACAATGTACATACAGCTTCATTGTTTCCTTATACCCAACTGCTCCATGAGCAAAAGGCTTGGGTCAAGGCAGAATACATAAATGAAGTAAAAATGAACCGCATCACACTGACCGCTCCGATCATCAATCAGGCAAATCATATTGCTTTCTTGATCTTCGGTGCAGGCAAAGCCGAAGCGATCCAGTCTGCCATGTCCGATACGCTCGATATAGACAAATACCCAGCGCAACTGATTCAGCCAGACCATGGTGTTCTCCATTGGTTCCTAGATCAGGATGCCGCAAGATTGGTAGAATAA